The following proteins come from a genomic window of Salvia hispanica cultivar TCC Black 2014 chromosome 4, UniMelb_Shisp_WGS_1.0, whole genome shotgun sequence:
- the LOC125220051 gene encoding protein S-acyltransferase 21-like, protein MARRHGWQLPAHSFQVVAIMVFFLLSVAFYAFFAPFLGKEIYEYIAIGIYSFLALSVFILYVRCTAIDPADPGILIEADSDKMSPCTSHGGTELTGTFSAAEEPGKFVGSKNGGASYEHDSGCCSNVGCCLCYCLVKEDCRKYENHLEELNDEEEALFCTLCNAEVRVLSKHCRSCDKCVDGFDHHCRWLNNCVGRKNYISFVCLMAASLAWLVFEITVGIAVLVRCFVDRKATEVAIADRLGDGFSRPPFATVVALCIAVSLLATVPLAELFFFHIILIRKGITTYEYVVAMRSQSEPPGPSVDGGDLESLPSSPTSSAVTAISGKSSIGMGLQRKGAWCTPPRIFMDHQDEIVSHLEPGQVPSTVDPDHVVQPDRGKKPSQRPIRISAWKLAKLDSHEAIKAGAKARASSSVLRPIGSRPHPYDGDHLSSTTMSSPASTRHGYYETNARAGTSRLSPAKSSYPPSRSASNRSSPLPANLTPSPMGQHSSNFNQTRNNNSSNNNAGPADGAKSSVFWDPGAGRFVSSASRGVGGSSSSATTELTYSGQSIFFGGPLVNEQMNRSRRSAGAPQRSSTASYYQQGRSQRGGQLPVFVPSDSQQQQNQYSSNLD, encoded by the exons ATGGCGAGGCGTCATGGGTGGCAACTCCCTGCTCACTCCTTTCAG GTTGTGGCAATAATGGTTTTTTTCCTATTATCCGTTGCTTTCTATGCGTTTTTCGCTCCTTTTTTGGGGAAGGAAATCTATGAGTACATTGCTATAGGCATCTATTCTTTTCTG GCACTCTCCGTATTTATACTTTATGTGCGTTGCACGGCTATAGATCCCGCTGATCCTGGAATTCTCATTGAAGCAGACAGTGACAAGATGTCTCCGTGCACATCTCATGGGGGCACGGAGTTGACTG GTACGTTTTCTGCAGCTGAAGAGCCCGGTAAATTCGTAGGGTCGAAGAATGGTGGAGCATCTTATGAACATGATTCAGGTTGTTGTTCGAATGTCGGATGTTGCCTTTGCTATTGCCTTGTGAAGGAGGATTGTCGCAAGTATGAAAATCATCTAGAGGAACTAAATGACGAGGAGGAGGCTTTGTTCTGCACATTGTGCAATGCCGAG GTTCGCGTGTTAAGCAAACATTGCAGAAGTTGTGACAAATGTGTCGATGGATTCGATCATCACTGCCGG TGGCTGAATAATTGTGTGGGCAGGAAAAACTACATATCGTTCGTTTGCTTAATGGCTGCAAGCCTTGCCTGG CTCGTATTCGAAATCACAGTGGGGATTGCCGTGCTTGTTCGTTGTTTTGTTGATAGGAAAGCTACTGAGGTCGCAATCGCTGACAGGCTCGGAGATGGATTTTCTCGCCCTCCATTCGCTACTGTGGTG GCTCTGTGTATAGCTGTTTCCTTACTCGCGACTGTTCCTTTGGCAGAGTTATTCTTTTTCCACATCATTCTTATCCGAAAG GGTATAACGACGTATGAGTATGTCGTTGCCATGAGGAGCCAAAGTGAACCCCCCGGACCTTCTGTAGACGGAGGAGATCTGGAAAGCTTACCATCTTCGCCAACAAGCTCTGCTGTGACCGCCATTAGCGGTAAAAGCTCCATTGGAATGGGTCTGCAACGTAAAGGCGCTTGGTGCACTCCACCGAGGATATTTATGGATCATCAG GACGAAATCGTGTCTCACCTTGAGCCGGGTCAGGTACCATCGACTGTCGATCCGGATCACGTCGTCCAACCCGACAGGGGAAAAAAACCGTCACAGCGACCCATCAGAATCAGCGCGTGGAAGCTGGCGAAACTGGACTCCCACGAGGCGATCAAAGCCGGTGCAAAGGCCCGAGCGTCGTCCTCCGTCCTACGCCCCATCGGTTCCCGACCTCATCCGTACGACGGCGACCACTTGTCGAGCACGACCATGAGCAGCCCTGCTAGCACGAGACACGGATACTATGAGACCAATGCTCGAGCGGGCACGTCCCGGTTGTCGCCGGCGAAGAGCTCGTACCCGCCCAGCCGAAGTGCCAGCAACCGGAGCAGCCCTCTCCCCGCGAACCTTACGCCTTCGCCGATGGGGCAGCACTCGTCGAACTTCAACCAGACGAG GAACAACAACAGCAGCAACAATAATGCGGGACCCGCAGACGGGGCAAAGTCCTCGGTGTTCTGGGATCCAGGGGCAGGGAGGTTCGTCTCGTCCGCGTCGAGAGGCGTCGGTGGTTCTTCTTCGTCTGCGACGACGGAGCTCACGTACTCGGGCCAGTCGATATTCTTCGGAGGGCCGCTCGTGAATGAGCAGATGAACAGGAGCCGGCGCTCGGCCGGGGCACCACAACGGAGCTCGACGGCGAGTTACTACCAGCAAGGGAGATCGCAGCGTGGAGGGCAGCTTCCTGTGTTTGTGCCGAGTGATTCACAGCAACAGCAAAACCAATATTCTTCTAATTTAGATTAG